The sequence GACCCAAAAGATATTTCCGAAAACAAGCGACGGCCATCGCCGACGAGTTCAACCGCCTATTAATTCATTGAGGGATTTTCGGGGAAATGCTCCCACATCAGGTATTTGCCGCCGATTTCGCGAACGATATTCAGCCACATTTTTTTGCGGCTTTCCACATCCATCACATTTTGTTCCTCGATCTCGGAGACGAGCCAACTATTTTCTTCCAGTTCCTCTTCCAGCTGTCCGCCATCCCATCCGGAATAGCCCATAAAGAACCGCACATCGCCGGGCTTCACCATGCCCAACCTAATTTTATTTTTCAGTTCCTCGAAATCGCCACCCCAATAAAGGTTTTCTTTGATGTGGATACTGCCGGAAATCTCATCACCGAGCGAGTGAATGAAATAAATAGAGTCGGTACTTACAGGCCCGCCAATGTAAATATCAGCTTCAAAATCAGGGAAATCTGGAATAATCTCGGTAATTGGATAATCCACTTTCTTATTTAAAATAAATCCGACAGCACCCTTGTCGC is a genomic window of Mangrovibacterium diazotrophicum containing:
- a CDS encoding YqgE/AlgH family protein → MKLNINIFKIETNHVEPKKGRILVAEPFLPGSYFNRSVILLVAHSDKGAVGFILNKKVDYPITEIIPDFPDFEADIYIGGPVSTDSIYFIHSLGDEISGSIHIKENLYWGGDFEELKNKIRLGMVKPGDVRFFMGYSGWDGGQLEEELEENSWLVSEIEEQNVMDVESRKKMWLNIVREIGGKYLMWEHFPENPSMN